The genomic segment ATCCAAAACTTTGTCAACCAAATAACCATCAGCCTTGTCGTCCTTAACTCCAAATATATCAGCGGTGATTTCGATCAAGAAACTTTGAAGCTCCCCTTTGTTCCATTCAGAAAATACATTGCGTAATTCCTCGTTCGACAATTTCCCGACGGATTTCAGTACATCATATGCCTCAGCAATCAGTTGCATGTCCCCATACTCAATTCCATTGTGAATCATCTTAACAAAGTTACCAGATCCGCCTTTTCCAATATACGTCACACAGGGTCCACTGTCAGGAACTTGAGCAGCAACTTTATTGATGATGTCCTCTATATATTTGTAGGCTTTGAAGGACCCTCCGGGCATCAGAGATGGCCCGTTTCGAGCACCCTCTTCACCACCAGAAACACCCATGCCAAGATACAAAAGGCCTAACTCAGCCATAGCCTTTTCCCTTCTCTCTGTATTTTCATACCACTCGTTTCCACCATCAATGATACAATCACCCTTCTCCATGTAAGTAGAAAGAGTTTTGATGGTTTGATCGACAGGAGATCCAGCTTTGACAAGAATGATAATCACACGTGGTTTTTGGATCGAATGAACAAATGATTCGGGATCATGGAAGCCAAATACCGGAAGATTTCCCTCAAGTTTTGCTCTTTCAACAGTCTCATCAACTTTAGATGTAGTCCGATTGTAAACAGAAATGGGAAATCCTTTTTCAGCAATGTTGAGGGCTAGATTTTGCCCCATGACAGCAAGACCAGCAAGACCGATTCTAGTCGGTTTTGGGGATTGACTGGCCATGCCTTTTCCTGACAGATTTTAAACATACAACTATTCAGACTTCTTCAATCTTGATCTGGAAAACAAATAAACCTACACAAAACTCGGAAAAAGAGTACTAGTAGCCATTGCATTTCTCAAATAGCAATCATAATCATTAGTGTGCTAGTAAGATTTACAGGGGCTGTTGATTTCTTTTTCTTAGAAAAAAGAGCTGAAGTGAGTCTGTTAAAATATCACGACTCTTCCTCAAAATACAACTAATGTTAACTTCAGATAAACATTGTCCGTATCATGTTAATTTCATGATTATTCATTTGAACCAAATCACACTAACACACAAACCAAACACCGTGTTCAATTTTCAATGCAGTTGGACTTCAAGATAGAATCATATAATATGAGGACTTCAACCTTGGTCCATCTCTCAAGACATATATAGAATGAAATGCAACATTATTCATAAAACTTGGCCTTTATTTATATTCCAGATAACTATAAAAATTGCCAATGCAAGAAGTTACCGAACTTTGAATTTCATTCAGTCATATCTTCTCAAAGTATGAACTTTCTATCAAAGACAAACTAATGCTCAGCCATTCTGATTTGTACATTAAATCATGATATCACGAGCAAAGCCAGAAGACGCCTGTTAGTCAGCTAAGTTACCCCTTCGAAAAGTTTTGCTTCCACTCTTCAAGCCAGAGCTGACCCAAGAATTTTGGGTAGGGGGCTGCGAAATCTAGACTGTGGGGGCAACTGATCTGAATTT from the Primulina eburnea isolate SZY01 chromosome 3, ASM2296580v1, whole genome shotgun sequence genome contains:
- the LOC140826478 gene encoding 6-phosphogluconate dehydrogenase, decarboxylating 2; translation: MASQSPKPTRIGLAGLAVMGQNLALNIAEKGFPISVYNRTTSKVDETVERAKLEGNLPVFGFHDPESFVHSIQKPRVIIILVKAGSPVDQTIKTLSTYMEKGDCIIDGGNEWYENTERREKAMAELGLLYLGMGVSGGEEGARNGPSLMPGGSFKAYKYIEDIINKVAAQVPDSGPCVTYIGKGGSGNFVKMIHNGIEYGDMQLIAEAYDVLKSVGKLSNEELRNVFSEWNKGELQSFLIEITADIFGVKDDKADGYLVDKVLDKTGMKGTGKWTVQQAAELSVAAPTIEASLDSRFLSGLKEERTEASKVFKTGGFGDILTDQEVDKAKLIHDVRQALYASKICSYAQGMNLIRAKSIEKGWDLKLGELARIWKGGCIIRAIFLDRIKKAYDRNADLANLLVDPEFAQEMIDRQSAWRRVVCLAINAGICTPGMSASLAYFDSYRRERLPANLVQAQRDYFGAHTYERTDIPGSFHTEWFKIAKKINN